In one Trichosurus vulpecula isolate mTriVul1 chromosome 8, mTriVul1.pri, whole genome shotgun sequence genomic region, the following are encoded:
- the LOC118830307 gene encoding 60S ribosomal protein L38-like, with protein sequence MPPKIEEIKDFLLTARRKDAKSVKIKKNKDNVKFKVRCSRYLYTLVITDKEKAEKLRQSLPPGLAVKELK encoded by the coding sequence ATGCCCCCCAAAATCGAGGAAATAAAAGACTTCCTGCTCACAGCCAGGAGAAAAGATGCCAAATCTGTCAAGATCAAGAAAAACAAGGACAACGTGAAGTTTAAGGTTCGATGCAGCAGGTACCTGTACACATTGGTCATCACAgacaaagagaaggcagagaaacttagacagtccctgcctcctGGTTTGGCTGTGAAGGAGCTGAAGTGA